The Cydia amplana chromosome 11, ilCydAmpl1.1, whole genome shotgun sequence genome includes a region encoding these proteins:
- the LOC134652012 gene encoding chromosome transmission fidelity protein 8 homolog, with protein sequence MQLYVDCKTESESGVPEWAIVELQGLIQMKKESPTGPTVIGDLHFFNRNKHPVLILGHHVLNGKEVKMEQPMAVIEKVTDDSKTQYKVKAVVKKKLIFKSRPKPIISNVAERV encoded by the coding sequence TAAAACGGAGAGTGAGAGTGGTGTTCCAGAGTGGGCCATAGTGGAGCTCCAGGGCCTTATTCAAATGAAGAAGGAATCTCCGACAGGGCCAACTGTCATCGGCGACCTCCACTTCTTCAACCGCAACAAACATCCAGTGTTAATCCTAGGACACCATGTCCTTAACGGAAAAGAAGTTAAAATGGAACAACCCATGGCGGTGATTGAAAAAGTGACGGATGATTCTAAAACTCAATATAAAGTGAAGGCTGTGGTCAAAAAGAAATTGATTTTCAAATCTAGACCTAAACCTATTATCTCCAATGTTGCTGAAAGAGTTtga
- the LOC134652008 gene encoding RE1-silencing transcription factor B-like isoform X2 encodes MQEVEVFVCSFCKDTFDCKDDIACHILNAHNSNKTVKRLREHLTKLNTKSSKLKPSKPCQKQAKPGSSQPPKNLEKEFYCDICDYKTVHRSTYKRHLLKHEKDGRQHKCTYCSYSAVQPHNLKVHLKTVHPFGAVEPVIIDQSKVDTSWIYS; translated from the exons ATGCAAGAAGTAGAAGTCTTCGTTTGTAGTTTTTGCAAAGACACGTTCGATTGTAAAGATGATATTGCATGCCATATACTAAATGCTCACAATAgtaataaaactgtaaaaaggCTTCGAGAGCATTTAACAAA ACTAAACACCAAGTCGTCCAAGCTAAAACCTAGTAAACCATGTCAAAAACAAGCGAAACCAGGGTCTAGTCAACCACCTAAG AACCTTGAAAAAGAATTTTACTGTGATATTTGCGATTATAAAACTGTTCACCGGTCTACATACAAGAGACATTTGCTAAAACATGAAAAA GATGGAAGACAACACAAATGCACATATTGTTCCTACTCAGCAGTACAGCCACATAATCTTAAAGTTCATCTGAAAACTGTACATCCATTTGGTGCTGTGGAGCCTGTTATTATTGATCAAAGTAAAGTTGATACTTCATGGATATACTCATAA
- the LOC134652008 gene encoding transcriptional repressor CTCF-like isoform X1 produces MQEVEVFVCSFCKDTFDCKDDIACHILNAHNSNKTVKRLREHLTKLNTKSSKLKPSKPCQKQAKPGSSQPPKVKNLEKEFYCDICDYKTVHRSTYKRHLLKHEKDGRQHKCTYCSYSAVQPHNLKVHLKTVHPFGAVEPVIIDQSKVDTSWIYS; encoded by the exons ATGCAAGAAGTAGAAGTCTTCGTTTGTAGTTTTTGCAAAGACACGTTCGATTGTAAAGATGATATTGCATGCCATATACTAAATGCTCACAATAgtaataaaactgtaaaaaggCTTCGAGAGCATTTAACAAA ACTAAACACCAAGTCGTCCAAGCTAAAACCTAGTAAACCATGTCAAAAACAAGCGAAACCAGGGTCTAGTCAACCACCTAAG gtGAAGAACCTTGAAAAAGAATTTTACTGTGATATTTGCGATTATAAAACTGTTCACCGGTCTACATACAAGAGACATTTGCTAAAACATGAAAAA GATGGAAGACAACACAAATGCACATATTGTTCCTACTCAGCAGTACAGCCACATAATCTTAAAGTTCATCTGAAAACTGTACATCCATTTGGTGCTGTGGAGCCTGTTATTATTGATCAAAGTAAAGTTGATACTTCATGGATATACTCATAA